From the Paraflavitalea soli genome, the window CTGGGTTTTAAAGTAGTGACGGATGTGCCGATGGTGCCTGCCAACAAGGGCAATCGCTGGCTTACCGTAAGGCCTCCCCAAATGGAGGGCATCGAGATCAACCTTTCGCTGATCACCGAAGGGATGTGGTATTCGAAAGAAACGGCGGAGACCCTGCGGGAACTGGTGCGCAAAGGGACATTTGGCTGTGGGGTGCTTACCTGCGATGATATCTATGCCACGTATGAAGAGCTGAAAGCAAAGGGTGTTCGTTTTACGAAAGCGCCTGCCAAAGAGTTCTATGGTACGGAAGCCTTTTTCAAAGACGATTCGGGTAACTGGTTCTCACTGGCGCAGCTGAATCCCTGAATAAACGGATAGGCTATATTGCAAAGGACGGCGTATCCTTTACCAACTGGTAAGGAGCGCCGTCTTTTCGTTAAAATGGGTGTTTTAACGGGTCCCTGCTACGGGTAATACCAATACATTTAGGGGAACACCTATTAATTTTTTATATGGATAGTTTCTATGCCCCTTACATGCAGGGAAATGATGCGCTCTTTGAAGGCATCAGCCGTATGGCCGCCATCAAAAGTGCTGCACTGGTGGTGAAGGTCGAAACCAAACACCGCCTGTTTACCAGCAAAACAGTATTCGAAGGGTACGCTACTAAAAAAATGGATACCTGTGCCCACTTATGGAATGAAGAAGGATTTCAGATCGAGGACATGAACGACTTCGATCTGGGACCATTGATCACGCTGCCATTGGGCAAACCCCGTAATCTGACGGATCTGCTGGAAGATATATTGAAGCGCAAGAAAATGGATTATGGTTTTCTGTATCCCGAAAGGGAGCCTCATCTTGTACAATTGGTACAGGTGGTTACGCGGCGGGAAGAAAGGAAATTTGCCATAGTAGGTAACAATACGATCTGTGTTTGTGATAGTACAGACAGGCATTTGACCTATGATCCCAATAAAGATGGTAAACCCTGCGATTTCGACCCTCCCCACAAATATAAATGCACCTCCAGTAAATAAGACTTACCCATGTTTTCAAACGCAGGAACTTTACTTGACCGCCTTCAGGGGTTATTCAGCAAGGGCTTTTTGGTCGGGGGTATTGTACCCCTGGTGCTGTTGTTCTTCATCAACTGGGGCTTGCTGTATTTTTTTTACCACGATCTCTATACGGCCTGGTTGCCTTATGTATTACCGCCCAATGAGGGTGAGATCTTGTATTGGGTGAAAGTGGTGCTGATCCTTTTTACGGGTGGCCTGGTGATCTGGAACCTGAACCCCTGGTTCAGACAATTACTGGAAGGGCGATTTTGGCCCAGGTTTTTCTATAACTGGCTCAGGAATGTGCAATATGACAAGCGTAAAAAGATGGTCGCTGAAAAAGAAAATATGGATCTTGTACTGTTTGATTACCGCACAAAAGTGGAAGAATGGATACAGAAACTCGTAAACGCCCGGTCAGGTAAAGCAGCAGAACCGGAAGCACCTGTTTCTGATGACCTGGAAAAAGCCTTTACAAAACTCAGGAACAGTACGCGCTCTGCCGCCATCATTCCATTCAAAGACATGGAAGATTTTGCCAAAGAATTGGAAAAGGAGCTACAAAACACAGCAAAGGTGGGCAAGGGACTAGACGCTATCCACACCGGATTGGTGAAACTATTAAGGGAAACCCGGAGCAACCTGGAATACCGATACGACCGCCTCGTTGTTGATATGAAGCAACGTTTCCCTTCGGAGGATGGTGGGTTAGGACCTACCAGCATGGCCAATTTTTCCATGGTGCACCGTGAGTATGGCGGTAAACGTTACGGATTGGATATTGAACATTTCTGGATCCGGCTACTGAAAGTGATCCGGGGCGACAAGGACTTTTACCCGATGCTGGAAGAATCGAAAAACCAACTCGACTTCAGCATTGCCTTTACCATTGTTTTGGGTGTGACTACACTAATATGGATAATCCTTGGCTTTTGTGCGGAAGGCTTCTGGCCATTTACATTGGTGGCGGTCCTGGGGCCTATTGCTACCAATATCGCTTACCAGGTGGCCATACAAAGCTACCGGGGATTCACCGAAGTGGTGCGCAGCGCCATTGACCTCAACCGGTTTCAATTGCTGCAATTGCTGCATATTGAATTGCCTGGTGATGGGGCAACCGAAAAAGCACTATGGAAAAAACTGGAAACAGGC encodes:
- a CDS encoding VOC family protein — translated: MITRFTHFSLWVLDQDSAYDFYVNKLGFKVVTDVPMVPANKGNRWLTVRPPQMEGIEINLSLITEGMWYSKETAETLRELVRKGTFGCGVLTCDDIYATYEELKAKGVRFTKAPAKEFYGTEAFFKDDSGNWFSLAQLNP